CCTgcttgatgttgttgttgttgaagaagAAACCTTTGtataatccgaggtgagtgatcgctgtcctgatatccagaagctcttttcgtcCATAAGAtatggttgcagaaacattatgtacaaaataatttacaaatatcgcaaaaaacaacaacataataaTTGGAAAATGCCATGGATACCCCCACTCTCAACTTAAACTGGTGAATGAACTAAGATTTGTTTAAGGCAATGGTATTGCTGTTGTGATTAATTGTGTAGTTTTGGGTACTGGTAGTTAGGAGTACGGCAAACACCTTGTTTATTTTCTAGAGACAGACTGTGAGTCAGTGAGGGTGGTGAAAGGgaaagagccagggagagagacttCAGAGGACAGTGTCAccgccacggcaggaccaggtgtcaaccttgttgccagcagcaccagtataggggacagtggcacagcaTTGTCCAGTTACCCCAGTGATGGCACACAACCATATCAGTCACACCCACAATTTTTAGAACTGCAAATTCTTGCCAACAGAGTGCTGACGATTCAAGAGATATGGTTTCGCAATTTCCCCTGGCTACATTATAATCCATCAATAAAAGGAGTGTTGTGTTTTCACTGTAGCCAAGGGTTTTCAAGCCAGCCATCTTTTGGACAAAGAGCGGATGCTGccgtcatcaaatcaaatcaaatgttagttgtcacatggtgagcagatgttaatgcgagtgtagcgaaatgcttgtgcttctagttccgcccatgcagtaatatcaaacaagtaatctaacctaacaacaactaccttatacacacaagtgtaaaggaatgaataagaatatgtagataaaaatatatgaatgagtgatggtacagaacggcataggcaagatgcagtagatggtataaagtacagtatatacatatgagatgagtaatgtaggttatgtaaacatgatataaagtgtcattgtttaaagtggctagtgatacatttattacatcaattctttcattattaaagtggctagagatcagtcattatgttggcagcagccacgcaatgttagtgatggctgtttaacagtctgatggccttgagatagaagctgtttttttatATCATTTTGCCAATTCAATTTACTTTAGGACGCGCCACCTATGCATCACTTAAAAACATAACAGCCAGTAACCTCCATTTGCTATTCCAGTGCAGGCTAGGGATGACATTTTTTTTGTGCGCCAtactaaataaaaaataataaagaccagatagtctgatgggtgagaatattatcaagtgctggtcaaattgtgaatgagagactgattaAGTGTTTGCAGCCTACACAAGAAACAGAGCAGAGCTCATACCATTTAtgtaacttttttcaaatcatcattaagagtcgcatcatgcagccttagaatgcataaaaaatctaaacatatagacaagtgtttgtatcacaactaaagttgcataaataactctaaattaaacATATAGGAGGACTGTTGGAGGAGattatagttgaaatgattaattatgtatacatttatttaagAACCATTTAttttaatactattatgttatggtatgaaatgtatgggttcttggttaagctgttactgaaaatgtaagtaaaacaaatgaattgtctgtaccttgcgggaaagggagaaggagggcATATAtcttttcagacagataagaatgtttgtttgatgttccattagtggagaaaagttgatcttttagacagattggaatgtTTGTTTTATGAGTGGAGTAGAAGAAGATCTCCAGACCTGAAGACACTGCGCTATTGTGTGGATCGGAGAGGGTGTGAgaaactgatgacgtcattttatgttctctccttaaaatgtaatgttctttgtatttttgGTCAGTACTCTCATGAAATAAACGTTGTTACCTGAGTTTAAGACTGGGGCTCTGTCCATTCCTATAATAATATGGGTTTTACAATCCCATAGAATGCATTGACAGAGTAATTAATTCTGATTGGGAAATAATAcagaggaatttagaattccactAACAAGGACgtgtttctttgttaaccactCAACAAAGAATAGCctcatgtgcgcactccctcaggaaatcgtttggagaaaatatcctttctattttattgttcaaggtgcacctgtgtaatgattgtgctgtttaatcagcttcttgatatgccacacctgtcaggtggatggattgtcttggtaaaggagaaatgctcgctaacaggaatgtaaacaaatttgtgcacaacatttgagagaaataagcttttgtgcgtatggaacatttctgtgatcttttatttcagctcatgaaacatgggaccaacactttacttgttgcatttatattttttatactttTTATATTTATACTTTtctttttgatacttaagtatattttagcaggTACATTTAAAACCATATACTTTTAGACTTGaaactcaagtagtattttactgagtgacttttactcaagtatgacaattgggtccTTTTACCACCACTGGTATATATACCAGCAAACAGAGGAAAATAGGAGGGGTGTTCAACAATAATGTAGTATAGAATAAATACCCACACAcggatgaatgtgcaggtagacaTTTATTTTCCTGAATCTTGCCTTGTAGGACTAAGTGATTTCCACTAGATGGGTCAGCTGCAatgtcaaaattggctatatcgtAAAAAGTCATGAAaaattaggttagggttagcggtgtggttaaggaTAGGGTTAAGGATTAAAATCATATTTTactactttgtggctgtgccagctagtgaccactctgcagagctgtcTCCAAGGCaggattcatgacaataaatgccaacctgcgaTGAATGCTCCCATTGTTAACAATGCACAGTAAAACAACATTGGCGTTCATCAGCGTGCAGTTATCTTTTAATTATTTCAGAAGTAGAGGAGCATAAAATTGAGGGCAACATTTCCCACCTGACAGGTGTCTTCATGAGAGGAAAATGTTTCCCAAGTAAAAAATGTTCTACCAAGTCTGCAAAGATTTTTTATTTCAACATTACCCCATTTGCCAGGTGTGTCATTGTTAATAACTACCATAGTATTGATAGCTATGTGCTTTAACAAACATTGATATTGGAACATTGCCAAAACTTAACATATAAGTACCTCAAGGAAGCAACGTTCAACAGATCCTCACTGAAGCCTTACTACAACAGACATGATGTACCAGGCTTTTCTGCTGGCGATCCCTCTACTGATGGCGTTTCAGACGTCGTGCATAAACACTTCACCACTTGATTCTGTAAAAGCGATTGAGCAGGCAAGAGCTCCAAAAGTTAGCTTGAGCCGTCTTGATGAGCTAAGAAATAGGGCTAAATTCATTGGCAGAAGCTGCAAGGAAGTTAAGGACAGATATGGTCAAGCTGAAGACGGTCTGTACTACCTGACCACATCTACTGGGGTGGTGTACCAGACCTTCTGTGACATGACCACAGCGGGTGGCGGCTGGACTCTGGTGGCAAGCGTGCACGAGGACAACATCTATGCGAAGTGCACAGTTGGTGATCGTTGGACCAGCCAGCAGGGAAACAATGCCAATTGGCCAAAAGGGGAAGGCAACTGGGCCAACAGGAAGACTTTCGGAACAGTGGAGGCAGCCACGGACGATGACTTCAAGAATCCTGGCTACTATGACATAGATGCAGAAGACATGTCGGTGTGGCACGTTCCCAACAAAACGCCCTTTTACCACTGGAATCTGGCCGCCATCATGCGCTACCACACTGAGAGGCGCTTCCTCCATCTGTACGGAGGAAACCTGTACTACCTCTTCCACCGCTACCCGGTCGAGTACAACGTTGGAAAACACCTGTCTGACAATGGACCCTCCATTCCCATAGTATATGACCTCGGGGACAAAGAGTCCACCAAAATGTTCTATGGCCCGAACACTagaggggagactgagggaggctTCATCAGTTTCAGAGCCATAAACCATGAACGGGCAGCAACAGCCATCTGCTCTGGGGTCAAACCCAAAGGCGGTGAGGTTGATGCATACTGTATTGGTGGAGGTGGGTTTT
This window of the Oncorhynchus keta strain PuntledgeMale-10-30-2019 chromosome 20, Oket_V2, whole genome shotgun sequence genome carries:
- the LOC118399066 gene encoding intelectin-like; this translates as MMYQAFLLAIPLLMAFQTSCINTSPLDSVKAIEQARAPKVSLSRLDELRNRAKFIGRSCKEVKDRYGQAEDGLYYLTTSTGVVYQTFCDMTTAGGGWTLVASVHEDNIYAKCTVGDRWTSQQGNNANWPKGEGNWANRKTFGTVEAATDDDFKNPGYYDIDAEDMSVWHVPNKTPFYHWNLAAIMRYHTERRFLHLYGGNLYYLFHRYPVEYNVGKHLSDNGPSIPIVYDLGDKESTKMFYGPNTRGETEGGFISFRAINHERAATAICSGVKPKGGEVDAYCIGGGGFFPQGNPLQCGDFTSFAWNGYGTNVGWSASKQMLESAVLLFYR